Within Kutzneria chonburiensis, the genomic segment TGCCGTCCGGGCTGAACGCGATCAGGTAGACGGTGCCGGTGTCCTGGTTGAGCGGCTGGCCGATGAGCTTCGGATGCGCGGGGTCGGTGATGTCGAACAGCCGGACCAGGTGGTCGTCGCCGGCCGCGGCCAGCGTCTTGCCGTCCGGGCTGAACACGGCCGAGCTGACCCAGCTGCCGAAACCGGTGATCGGCTGTCCGAGCGGCGTCGGCCGCTGCCGGTCGTGCACGTCCCACAGGCGGACGGTGTTGTCGTAGCTGGCGGTGGCCAGCAGCTTGCCGTCGGGGCTGAAGGTGGTCAGGTAGACCGCGCCGGTATGCCCGTCGAGCACGGTGGCCAGCGGCGCCGATGCCGCGGACAGCACGCGCGAGGTCGCGGCCGGGTCTTCGGGCCGCATGCGGTGCGCCACCAGCGCCAGCTGCGCGGCCAACGACGGGTCCGTGGTCATCGCGTTGTCGGCCTCGGCCAGCACGCCGGAGTACAGCGCGTCGTCACGCTGGTTGAACGCCAGCGTCGCGGCGACCACGGCGATCGTCACCAGCACGGCCACCGCCGCCACACCGGACCGGCGCAGCCACAGCGCACGCCGGCGGTGCCGGATCGAGTTGTCCAGGTACGCCTTGGCCACGGTGGTCAGCACGCCCGGATCGGCCGTGCGAGCCCACTGCTGGGCCGCCTCCAGCCGACCGCCGCGGTACAGCAGCGTGCTGTCCCGGTGCTCGGCCTCCCAGCTCTCGGCGTCCTCCTCCAGCCGCTGCCGCAGCAGGTTGCCGGCGCGGTCCCGGTCGATCCAGCCGCGCAGCCGCGGCCACGCCTGCAGCAGCGCCTCGTGCGTGATCTCCACGATGCCGGCGTCCAGCGTGATCAGCCGGGCCCGGGCCAGCACCTCCAGCGCCTCTTCCGCCGGGGCCGGGCTGACCGCCTGCTCCAGCAGCTCCTGCCGGCTGGACCGGCGGCGCGTGTCCTGCGTGTCCTCGCCGACGCGGACCAGGCGCAGCAGCACCGGCCGCGCCGCCGCCTGACCGGCCACGTCCAGATCGGCCCAGGCCCGCTCGGCCGTCGCCGCGACCGCGCCCTGGATGCCGCCGGCCGCGCGGTAGCCGGCCACGGTCATGCGGCCGGCCTGCCGACGCTGCCACGTCGCCAGCAGAGCGTGCGAAAGCAGCGGCAGCGCGCCCGCGTCGTAGGTGCCCTGGCCGTTGCGCGTGGTGTTCACACCGAGGTCGGACAGCATCAGGTCGACCAGGCCCGCCTCCAGCGTGAGGCCCACGGCGCGGGCCGGCCGGGCCACGGCCTCCCGCAGCTCGGCGACCGTCATCGCGCCCAGCACCATCTGCCGGTCCTGGAGCGCCTCGGCCAACTCGCGGTAGTCCAGGCAGCGGCCGTAGAAGTCGGCTCGCACGCCCAGCACCACCAGCGCCTGCCCCTCGCCCGTGCACGCCGCGTGCAGCGCCGCCACGAACAGCCCGCGCCGCTCCTCGTCGTCAGCGAGGGTGAACGTCTCCTCGAACTGGTCGACCATCAGCACCGGCCGCGCGCCCGCGCCGGCCACGCGCTCGCCGTACGCCGCGACCGCCTCGCGGACCTTGGCCGTGAACTTGTCCTCGTCGTAGTCGGCGCTGCCGTCGTCGATCGCCTCGGCCAGCTCCGGCACCAGCCGGACCAGCTCCTTGAGCGGGTCCACGGTCGGCGTCAGCACCACCGTCGGCCACTCGCCCGGACCGAGCGCACCCTCCTGCACCGCCGGCCCCAGACCGGCCCGCATCAGCGACGACTTGCCCGCGCCCGAGGCCCCGACCAGCATCACGATGCCGCCGGTCCGCACCGCCGAGGCCAGCCGCGACACCAGGGCCGCCGTGCTGCGCTCACGGCCGTAGAACCAGCCCGCGTCCTCCTGCCGGAACACCGCCAGGCCGCGGTACGGGCAGGCGCCGCTGTCCTCCGCCGCCGGCTCCGCCGGCGCGCCTTCCTCCTCCGAGGTGACCGGGCTGGCCAGCGCCTGCTCCCACAGCCGCCGCCAGTCCGCCAGGTCGTAGAGGCCCTCCACCACCGGCGTCGCCCGCAGCTTGCGCGCCTCGCCGACCAACACCTCGAGGACAGCCTGCAACGCCGAGAACCGCGCCGGCACGTTCCGGCCGCGCCGCCAGTCGCTCACCCGCTGCGCCGGCACCCGCACCGGGCGGCCCCGCTCGTCCACCTTCCGGGCCCGCGCCACCGACTCGGTGACCCGCTTCAGCGGCGGCTCGCCCGCCTCGGCGTACAGCAGCGCGAACCGCTCCGCGAACTGTCCCCGAGGGCCGAGCACCGGTCCCGAACTGCTCATGTGTGGCGGCCGTCCTGTAGTGGTGTGTGTCCGGACCGGAAAACCGTGTTCCCCATCTGAGCAGGCATTTTACGGACCGGAACGGCGCGCGCGGGCCCGCCCCCCACGCGCGCCTGACATGCTCTGGCCGGTGTGTTCCCGAAGGGTCCTCGTTGGGGAAGGCGGGGCGTTTCGGGGATGAGGTTCCAGCGGTGGCGACCCCCGTTCGCCACTGAGGAGCAGAGGGGTCTCCTCAGTGGCGGGAAGTCGCCGAACTGGCGCCCGCACTGGGGGGAGACGACGACCCACCGGCCGCGCAGCCGGTACGTGCCGGTGGGTCCGAAGGGCTTGTCGACCGCCGCACCCGCTACGGCGAGCCGACGGACCCGCGGCGCGGCGGGTCCGCCCTGGTCGTCCGCACCAGGCCGTACCCGCCGTGTTGTCTGCGCCGCCTCCGGCGTCGCGGCTCGGCCCCTCGTGACCCCTGCCTCGCCCTTGCCGGATTTTTCGAGGCCCGCATCGGGCCAGGTGGTGGGGCGTGTTGGGTGGCGGACCTCGAAAAATCCAGCAACCGGGCGAAGCAGGGGCGGGGCCGAGCGGTTGTTCGGCGCACCGGATTCCGACATCGAGCCTCCCCACACGGACCCGCCACGGGTCCCCTCCCCCTGATCGGACCCGTGGCCTCTCCACTCCAAGATCAAGGGACCGATCCTGGC encodes:
- a CDS encoding AAA family ATPase → MSSSGPVLGPRGQFAERFALLYAEAGEPPLKRVTESVARARKVDERGRPVRVPAQRVSDWRRGRNVPARFSALQAVLEVLVGEARKLRATPVVEGLYDLADWRRLWEQALASPVTSEEEGAPAEPAAEDSGACPYRGLAVFRQEDAGWFYGRERSTAALVSRLASAVRTGGIVMLVGASGAGKSSLMRAGLGPAVQEGALGPGEWPTVVLTPTVDPLKELVRLVPELAEAIDDGSADYDEDKFTAKVREAVAAYGERVAGAGARPVLMVDQFEETFTLADDEERRGLFVAALHAACTGEGQALVVLGVRADFYGRCLDYRELAEALQDRQMVLGAMTVAELREAVARPARAVGLTLEAGLVDLMLSDLGVNTTRNGQGTYDAGALPLLSHALLATWQRRQAGRMTVAGYRAAGGIQGAVAATAERAWADLDVAGQAAARPVLLRLVRVGEDTQDTRRRSSRQELLEQAVSPAPAEEALEVLARARLITLDAGIVEITHEALLQAWPRLRGWIDRDRAGNLLRQRLEEDAESWEAEHRDSTLLYRGGRLEAAQQWARTADPGVLTTVAKAYLDNSIRHRRRALWLRRSGVAAVAVLVTIAVVAATLAFNQRDDALYSGVLAEADNAMTTDPSLAAQLALVAHRMRPEDPAATSRVLSAASAPLATVLDGHTGAVYLTTFSPDGKLLATASYDNTVRLWDVHDRQRPTPLGQPITGFGSWVSSAVFSPDGKTLAAAGDDHLVRLFDITDPAHPKLIGQPLNQDTGTVYLIAFSPDGKTLAAACEHQKAQLWDVHDLARPEALPPLTGHVKPVRSIAFSPNGHYLAAGGDDQSVLLYDVTDPRAAVQVGAPMTGYKGTVHSVAFNRDSSMLASGSEDGSVRLWDVRNPSSMPEIGLPLSGLSPQWSVAFTPDGRILGAAGQDGSARLWNLADPAQPGLIGQPLTGSNNLYAMGFSPDGNTLVTGGGDTEVRLWTMPAPLGIGQPGGIGPPAPRPDGKVVATGTSDGSVRLWDTSDPARPRPLGLISGLDGVSQLRFTPNGKVLIVTGGNKGVRLYDVSDPNHPAQLGATIPLQTRYSSMLAVSPDGRLMASDRDDHSAQLYDISDPAHAKPLGGPVIKHGDRPSDYIYAAVFTPDSKTLITASATNTVRLWDISDPAAPKPLGQPLTGHQDAVGMLALTPDGQTLATAGDDDFVLLWDVADPTHPRQLSKLTGYNKGMQSVRFSADGRTLITGNADQGVRMWDVSSPSHPVAMGPSVVQRNLAGDFAAYLPDTNYIVYTTSPDSALRTMDLNLDHAIDRICASTRNVLTQSVWSLRLPDLPYDPPCK